cctccctctctgtctctctcaatttttgggtttttcccttttcccctttAGCCTTTCTCTCTTTACCCCGATGGCAGTCTTTTCTTCTGGGGCAAGCGTCTTGTATCGTGAATTTGGTTGTATGTGGTGGTAGTTGATTTCAGGTAGATAATTTCCTACATATGGACATATTCTCCCCAACTTTTATTTCGTATAGTATTTGAAAATCTTTAAACGCTTGATGATTGGACACTGTTTGTCCATAATGAAGCTCCTCTCTTTTTGCCTCATCACTCTATTAGTTGGGATTGCCTCAACGAATAGCTCCAGCTAACACatgaataagaatttttttctgtCACATCTCTCGTCTCTTGCGCTGCCCTCTGCTTCTGCAACTAGAGGTTTCCATCCATTTGCACTTGTTTTTCGCCAACATCAAGAAAGCTCGGCAATTCAAATGAGGAAAGGAATTGTTATAATTATGTATGCACCGTCAAGATGGAAGCTGCATGTCAAGATCAGCTGAGCGCATGTAGAACTATGCCATTTTGAGATGGCTTGGCTCTGGTAGTTTGTCCCAAGTGGGTAGGTCTTTCCTCGGTAGTGACTCTTTGACTAGCCCATATCGAATAAGCTTTTATGGGGCCCCAATAATGAGCGGCCGAAAGACCTTAGGTAGACGCGGCCTTTTAATATACTAGGCACCGTAAGTTAGTTTTAATTTTGATGATGAGGTTAGATAATTCCTGTGGCTTGTAGATATTGGTCCATTCAATGTAGTATGTCCACTTGAGAAAATTTGTGCCGAGCAAAAACAAGAATCGGCGGGAAGGTCAGACCAAAGGCTTAGGCCAAGGGGGCAAAAGCTATTATAGTAGGATCATTGCCGGGCTTTGTAATTTCATCTGCCAACATAAATCATTGGAGTTTGCTCCAATAGTCACTTTTTCaacatggaaggaggaggtgaaGAATTCGAATCCTCACATTCTCGGGAAttaggatgaggatgatatagTTTCAGGAGTGGATTTTGACTCTCACGGGTTGAGGTGAGAACGATATAGTTTCAGGAATGGATTTCGACTCTTACGCCCTGCAAAAAGGCAGtgtaaaagtttgagagtgagcgttaaagtaggaatagaataagataaaaataaaaataaaaataaaaaaaacccaacaTACCCCctctaaaaaattgattttcctctatctggaaaataaggaaaaattccaaataaagacctagagtgttttaattttctcaaataaagttttGAAGATAACATTAAtccaaataagagcctaaaatatcataattttctgaaatggAGGTCGTaagtgaatcttatttcaactcttagatttcaaataagagttgaaaTAATTATGTTTGTTTAAGTAACTGCTTGACTTTTTGAGTGGTCAAGAGCAttttaattattcatcttttttgaattttttcctttttctaatttttctttcttcttcgttggTGGTCGGCTGGCCATCAATGATGCCCCAAAGAGGGTTGGGCGAGTGTCGCCTCACTAACAGCCTATGAGGTTGGCTCTTGCTAGATCCGGGTGAGGGTTGCCTCACCAATAGTTGGCGAAGGTTGCCGAGCCTCATTGGCCCCAAgtgaggccgaccctcaccaaatttgggcaTGGTAATCTCACTTTTAGCCTacaagggcttgcaagccctagTTGACCCTCACTAGCGACTGGCGAGAGTGGCCGAGCCCTTGTTGGCCCTCACTAGTGGTTGGTGGCCCTCGctagaaaggggaaaaaagaaaagaaaataattaaaataattaaaaatcaaaattgtaaTTAGATGAAATTGGCCTTTGATCAGTTGGAATATTTAGCAATTGACGAAgtgaaatagttatttcaaaatacttatttgaaataactatGGCCACTTCATGCCTTTATTAAAATAGTCATGACTActttaagctcttatttgatataaaatctactttgaattcttatttgaaaaatattcaaaaaaaaaatgaggacgATTTGGGCCCTTAGTAtgaattttcttataaaaaaaaaatgcaatcaagcaATGCAGGTTTTTCTAGCCCCAGGAGAGAAATGTGGAAAGAGATAAGCTATGGCTCACAAATGATTCTTGTAGATTTTATTTCCCCATATCCTAGCACAAAGGACATTGAAAGCTACAAATGGCATGACGTCACGCAAAACATTTTGTATACTGACGTTCTTCCTCGACCCTGATCTATGTCGGACATCGCCACCAAACATGAAGCATCAACACACATTGACTCTACCATGCTAACTTTTCGACCCGAAGGCATTCCCTGGCAGGACTGAACGTCATTTCCATCGTATACATCGTGGGGGTGGCTGGGGGGATCACAATAAAATCAGCATGCCACCTGATCCCGAAAGGGAGAGATCTCTTCGAAGATGGGAAGTCTCTTCGACCGAAATGGTGTCCATTGTTTCATCAAATGGTCCAGCCCTTGCACCAGAGCGTCTTCTACGCTGGATGCTGACTCTTGTGCCGATAGAGGCGATAGAGGCGACGCATGCGATGAATTTAGTTCTATGAGTAGTTCTTCAGTTCGGGCTTTTGACTTGTGATCATTGGATCCAACCATGTCACCCTGCATTACTTCGTCCAGTATCGAGCGTGCCTCGGCAATTCGTGTTTGCTTGATCAGGCAATGACACAAGTTGCAGGCCTTGTTGGCGTCGGGGTCAATGATTTGAGCTTTACGGTAGACAACTTCGGCTGCCATATAATTTCCTTTCTGCATGTAGGCCCAACCCAAGTTGCCCTGCATTGAGCAGAATATGTAGGGTGCAGAGAATTACTAGTAGTCCAGCATGGAATGAATGCAATCACTAATAACGAACAACACGCTGGAGTGTccttgaaaagaagaaaaatgcacctctcagaaacagaaaaaacaCACACGTCCACTGCTTAAGCATTGCCTGTGAAAAGAGTTCTTTCCCGCTACTATCAGAAACAAAAGTCCGaggaaaatgaatagaaaaattgaatacCAGTATCCGGGATATCTCTTGCTTGATAGTGACCTGAAACTTCTTTCCATGAGAACGCGCCGTCTTTGTTGGCTTCCCGTTGAAGGCCTCGCCATGGTATATTGTCCAAAGCTTTTGTTTCAGTAGTTCTATCTGCTCTTCAAGTCTTCCGCATTTCTGGTAAGACTTGCCATGGTTACTTAGAAagcaagaaattgaaaaagggAATGAAACAGAAGGCAGATGTTCCACAAAATATCGGCTTAAAGCTGATCCACTCGCTCGTGTATCTTCTTTATTGTGAAGATAAATGGCATTATTTGAGAAGCACTTCAAATGTAGAGATctagagaagaaaatattagtTCTGCAAAACTTATTAACACTATCCAGGTCACAGAAAAAAGGCGATATGATGACTAGATGTGTGATCCAGCAAGACTTAATTCCACAAGCCGATGCACAGTTTATGCCTCAGATCAGTCTAAAGTACCTTGTACAAGTCGATGAGAATGTTGTCCAGTGACTCTTGAGCTTGTTTCGAACACTGGCCTCTAAAAGATTTTATCGCTCCAATAGCTTCTTCTGTTCTATCTTGCTGTTTCATCACAATCGCCATGTCCTTAAGAGCACTATCAACCCTGTCTCCTTCATTTATAGCCTTCCAGAACAAAGCAATTGCTGCATCTGGATCCTTCTCGACCAACTGTTTAGCAGGTATAAGAAACCCGTAAATGCGAAATCATCATCCAAGAATAGTAGCTTCACATGTTcatctaaacattttgacattaGTAACCATACTTAATTGACATCGCATCATAATACATACCGGATAATGCAggataattgtcaaaaaatttctaaaactatGGTGCaatagccaatttagtcctaaactacTGTGTCTACTtagtcctattttttttttttaataatttgtcaaattagtttCAAACCTTCTAATGATATACCGATATAGTCATTCTGGGTAAAAATCAGCAAatcatcaagaaatttaagaattaaattaacacaattggaAACTTTAGAACTAAATAAGCCGCCATACAGTAAGTATAGAAATTTTGGAGAATTTTCTTCATATAATGCAATCAACCATCTAGGGATAGAAGGGTGCACAacaaatttatttaagtggCGTACTGTCTGGTAGAACTTTTATTACGCTTATAACTCCAAGAATTGGCCGACTGGCTAAGCATTTGATTTCCAAACACGCAGATCACAAGTTCGAATCATGGCGTCTCCCACTCATGGTAACCCTAAGGTCTAGGTCCGCCACTTTGCAGTTGCTGCCTAAACTGGATCGGCGTGGACGGGGGCGATTTACGTGCACAGGTAAAGATCAGCAAAATCGGAGGTTTGAATATCCATATCGTAGGGCAAATCTTCAGGATGAAAGCACAATAACTAAGGTAGTGATCACACCGGATAacttaatataatattatacaGTTGGCTCATGAAGAATCAGTACTGATCTAAGTTAACGAGCTCCCCGGTTTCGCGCTCTGAGATCGTCTCTCTCGCCGGGGGACGACGAGGTATCGAACTTCTGCTCTGCACCCCCGCCATTTTCTCCCGTTCCCATTACCACGCCATGTGATTTCCAATCACAGGGAAGGTGTCCGTGCCGAATCGCGGAATccgaagaaccaaaagagaagaagggaCGGCGAAATTCGGAGtacgaagaagagagagagagagagagagagagagagacctggagGCGCTTGGCGCGGACGTAAGGAGTGTCGCCGGGAGGGAGCTTGTGGACCACGTGGTACGGCGGCTCTTGCCTCTCGCCTCGCCGTTGCCTCATTCTCCGCCGCTGGCCACCTGCGTTTCCGGCAGAGagctcctcttccttcttcttcttcgatcttcaatggagatagagagagagagagaaagagagagagagagttgacgACGAACGTGTACAAGAAGGAAGGCTTTGCTGGAGAAGGTGCATGAACCTGGACATTGGGTTCGGCCAGGTTCGTCGATCGATACGCCCGTGGGATTCGCGTGCTGCTGCCGTTCGGAAACGTCATGCCGTTCGACACGTGGCTCTATCTTATTCATTTCCCACGCTTCGCCTGGCCTCCTTTTATTAGAGGCGGGCAGATGAGCTGACCGGGGGATGAGGGGGGGCATGTATCGAGCGCGGCAGGATGACGTGAGCCCGGCTTCATCACGGCCGTTGAGTAGTCCGGATCGTGTACGTAATCTAACGGTTGAAATGACGTTGGGATTTCTGTTTGGAGTTCTGTTTCTCGGTCTATTTCGGGTTCTGCCTTCTCTTATGCGGGCTGGGCCTTTTCCGGTTTACAGGTGGGTCCGATTTGGATACAAAATGACTTTACAttaaagggttttttttttttttttttacaggaTGCACATAACGTTTGCTTTTGAGGTCAAAGGATTTTCGCAAATTGCGAATAGTTTGTAAGGATTTTTATCACAAAATGCGAACACTATTTGCATCGAGGATTGTAGGTTAAAGAAAACTTTGCAATGGTGATGATGGAAGCTCTAAAAAGTTAGGTGAAGGTGGAAGCTCTAGCAAACAGCCGTCATGTGACTCTAGTAGATCCACACTGACATCCTAGATTTGCAAAATCCTAAACACCAAATTTGTACGAAATCTAGCCACTTCCAATTGAACTATGAGCTAGAGGTTTTTTGACTTTCGTTTGGGCCATGGCTGCCAGTGCTCTTAAGATCATAGAAGCAATGCTGCAGAAAAAGAAGATTTGTTACAATGTAGCTCCATAGGAaccataaatagaaacacgtgaAATATTAGCAGAAATAGATATTTTATGCATAATAGaaatgaatgctgtaactgggATGGGTGAACCCTAATAGATATCAGGTGCCCACATATATAGAGTCAAAAGAGATATAGAATTCGAAGGGGAGGGGGTTTTCTTCGAGGCTCAAGAGATGGAATAGATAGGGCTCCACAAGTTTTGAATTCGCCGCGGGGGAATTCACACGAAAGTGAGCTCGATTTGGATAAGAGGTAAGCGTCGTGCATAGGTTGTCAATGTTGCTAACCCTAGTGAACCCATGTCGACATCTTAAATTCGCAAAATTCAACGCTCGCGTTAATACCAAATCTACAAATTGAGGTTTGCGGCCACCAAGGTAGTGCAACCCTTGGCCCCTAAGGTTGTGTGGTCTTAGGCGAGGCAATTCCAAGGATTATGTGACTTCATAGGCCCTTGCCCTAAGTCATGCGAACCCAAGTCTCATGCGACCTCAACCATTGTCGGCAACTATCGAAGAATTTGGACCAAGGGCAACAAAGATAATGAATAGTGACAAACTAAGGGCAGAAGAGGGATATGAAAAATTAGTGAGGGCAACattgaaagaaacaaattaTTAATTATGATATCGAGGATTTTGAAAATGTTGGAATGCCCAATGCTTGTTCTTAGTGGCCTTAAAAGAAAAGCCTTTGGAAACCTTTGGAAATGCAATGAATTTCCCAAATGGACTTCTAAATTTCTTCACCAAACACGTTAGCATTTGCACAAAGGCATGTAGATATGTTTGCAAAAGCACCACAATCCGGCTTATTCATAGCTAGTTTACTTTGAATTCAAGCTAATAATGAATTTAAAATGTGTATTTTTGGGGCAATCAAAAGCTTTCTctttaccttaccaaaaaaaaaaaaagtgtatgtTTGGGGAAAACTTCacaataaaggaaaatacttttcgagaaatcatttttaagaaaatattttacccTTTTTAGgtttgagaatttatttttgtaattttaagcatgcatattttctttaatcataaatgattttcaGTTAACTAATTCAAAGAAAATACTTTCATTTAAACAAACTCacttttagttcttttttttttttgaaaaaaatattcaaaaatcctaaacctatttcagttttacaaattcaatcataaacatttcaattttatcaattgagtttatctGGCCAGCTTTAGCCAAGATTTGTTGATGTGAAGGTCAATTGTCCtgcatgacaatttttaataatattttattttatttttttcatttcttctcttttccttctttactttttttccccctttttccctcATGACCATTGCCAAGGCCTGCGATGATCGACAAAGGTCGTCAGCCTGAGGCAAGGGTAGCCCTTTGCCGGATCAAGCAAGGGTTTGCCTTGCCTGAGGCGGGGGAGGCTCGACATTGGCTAGCAGAGggaaaaggggggaaaaaaagagaggaaaagtaaacatgtaaataaaaaatccgaaaaaaattaaaaaatattaaaaattacccATGTTAACGCCGGCCGTACCACGTAAGACAGTCTATATCCATGTTCGTGTTAGCGATTTCTGActaaaattggcaaaatttaaaaatatttaaactcaattagcaaaattgaaaatgttataattaaattggaaaaactCCAATATGTTCAGaattttttggatgattttcctttttctttttttcaagttaGCTATTGGAATTATGCCATTTGAGTTGAATgcgggtctttttttttttcagattgaTCGGGGCACAGATTATAGAATTTACAACTAAGGTAGGACTAGATCAATTTTCTGGTGGATTGAGCTGTACCTCATCATAAATTGCCATCCCGTGTCGAGCTCACTGGGAAGAAGGAATCCAAGAATGGTACGTCTTACGCCAAGTGATCTAAATCATTAGAAACAATGTGAGATTGATGGAGATTTTGGGCATGCCGATGTTGAGAACAAAGTCGTTGTTTTTACCAGGGGAGAATGATTAGGGCTCATTTCCGAAGAATTTAGCATTATCCAAACATCTAATGCGAAATTGCTTAAACGTTGAGTAATTTCATCTTTTCTAATAGAATTTTAAGATTCTCTTTCTATACATATTTGAGAGGCTTTTCGTGATTAGATATGGTCAAATAAATTATGGTTGGAACGTCAGATGTGTCTAGTTTCAAATGAATCAAGGTCAATGTAATTTGGAATCTTCTGTAGAGAATTATACTCATATTACTCTAAAATCAGAATATGTTTTATAGGACCCAACAAACGCATACAAATACTAAATATAGTGTGAGGGAAAAATTCTTTTGCCGCCAACTATTGTAGGAAGTAGTCACCGTACAACTTCTGTTGCTCACAGTAAATTGGGTTGTAATATTTTTGAAACTTTATTAATCCCAATAAAGAAAAACTGTTGAAGACTGCCCTAAGATATTATGCTTTCAAAACATAaaacatttctatttaaaacATGTAAATTTTTAGTAcgttcattttcaattttcaaaaggtgTTGATGCGTTTTTACTGTTTTTATTAGTTTGAACTAGTGCCCCTGTGGCACGTGTTAACAAGACCCTTCCCATAATAATGTGAGAATAGTTTGATAATGCAATAACTAAATATTGACTCATCTTTTAAGATATTATTATGTAACTAAACCCTACCGCATATCACCCTCCAACAATTTTGTGAGATATATAACGGAGTCTTTGTCTAAAGAAATGCATTGAGAAAGGACAAATGTATAAAACCTTTCCAAGAGATAGagctttttctctctatttcgTATTTACTAAACCATGAGAGTTGGTATCTCTCTTTAACCTCGCACTTCCAAAATGAGCCAAGCTATATatgaagaaaatgtaccaaacTCGTTATCCAAATCTGCCCATCACCAAGATATTTGGGTGAGTGGGCGGGTCCAACTGGATCGCCGCAAAGGCCGGACTTCTAACTAAATTGCCTTGTCCGAACCCGCCATAGGTGCTCGTCAAGTCTATTTGGCCCGAACGAAGCATTGGCCGCCCCGCCGTGATCAGATCTATCGATAACAAATGGTTCAATTAAAGCACTGCCCTCGCACCAAACAGATCCATGGGGGCGGTCAACCTTCTTTCATATGAAATAGATGACGTAGCTAAATACACCAGATTAAGAGTTGGTTTGTCTGGATTCCTAAGTAGTCATATCAAACTGCAAGATGTTTCTTCAATTACCGCCGCATTAAgggataataaaaaatttaattctaattattttatctaaagttatatagatgaaataaaaaaaacaaaaataaaattttcagattttttatcgtagagaaataaacaaagaaaccaagatataaaaataagataaaataatccggcctaataaaataaagcaaaaataaaagaaaatcttgagtTACATGTATATTTACATCTCAATATAAAAGTATTCCATGTATTTCACATTGAAAAGAGTTGAAATTGCGCTCCACAAGATTATATTACACCTAAGTAGTCATATCAAACTGCAAGATGTTATGAAAGAGTTACATGTATATTTACATCTCACTATAAAAGCACTTATCAAGAAGTAT
This region of Eucalyptus grandis isolate ANBG69807.140 chromosome 8, ASM1654582v1, whole genome shotgun sequence genomic DNA includes:
- the LOC104456050 gene encoding protein SULFUR DEFICIENCY-INDUCED 2, with the translated sequence MRQRRGERQEPPYHVVHKLPPGDTPYVRAKRLQLVEKDPDAAIALFWKAINEGDRVDSALKDMAIVMKQQDRTEEAIGAIKSFRGQCSKQAQESLDNILIDLYKKCGRLEEQIELLKQKLWTIYHGEAFNGKPTKTARSHGKKFQVTIKQEISRILGNLGWAYMQKGNYMAAEVVYRKAQIIDPDANKACNLCHCLIKQTRIAEARSILDEVMQGDMVGSNDHKSKARTEELLIELNSSHASPLSPLSAQESASSVEDALVQGLDHLMKQWTPFRSKRLPIFEEISPFRDQVAC